One segment of Gammaproteobacteria bacterium DNA contains the following:
- a CDS encoding MerR family transcriptional regulator, with the protein MKKSAALTVGELAKAAGVHVETVRYYQRRGLLTTPERPYGTIRRYSNADSNRLCFIRRAQRLGFTLDEIAQLLALDTFRDRDQARALAEIKVADLDARIADLQAMRRVLVERIADCTHGQPTEPCPILGVFQEDVHTSR; encoded by the coding sequence ATGAAAAAATCCGCTGCGCTAACGGTGGGTGAGTTAGCCAAAGCCGCTGGAGTCCACGTTGAGACTGTGCGTTACTACCAGCGGCGCGGCTTGCTGACGACGCCTGAGCGCCCTTACGGGACGATTCGCCGCTATTCAAACGCTGACTCTAATCGACTGTGCTTTATTCGTCGGGCGCAGCGGCTGGGTTTCACGCTGGATGAGATTGCACAACTGCTTGCTTTGGACACGTTCCGGGATCGGGATCAGGCGCGCGCTCTGGCCGAGATCAAGGTGGCTGACCTGGATGCGCGCATTGCCGATTTGCAGGCCATGCGCCGGGTACTGGTCGAGCGCATCGCCGATTGCACCCATGGCCAACCGACCGAACCCTGCCCGATTCTTGGCGTCTTTCAAGAGGATGTTCATACCTCCAGATAA
- the apaG gene encoding Co2+/Mg2+ efflux protein ApaG yields the protein MEKKNTNYSIKVAVQAFYLEEQSDPAHDRYVFAYTVLIQNQGNVAARLLSRHWIITDANSKVEEVRGEGVVGEQPYLRPGEGFQYTSGAILDTSVGSMQGSYQMLADDGATFDAEIPPFVLSIPRTLH from the coding sequence ATGGAGAAGAAAAACACCAATTACAGCATCAAGGTTGCCGTACAGGCTTTCTATCTGGAAGAACAATCCGATCCGGCGCATGATCGCTATGTCTTTGCCTATACGGTGTTGATTCAGAACCAGGGCAATGTCGCCGCCCGGTTGCTCAGCCGCCATTGGATCATTACTGACGCTAACAGCAAGGTTGAGGAGGTGCGCGGCGAAGGTGTGGTCGGTGAACAACCTTACCTGCGTCCTGGCGAAGGTTTCCAATACACCAGCGGCGCTATATTGGACACCTCCGTTGGCAGTATGCAGGGCAGCTATCAGATGTTGGCTGACGATGGCGCCACTTTCGACGCAGAAATTCCGCCGTTTGTGCTCTCCATCCCGCGCACCCTGCATTAG
- the gltB gene encoding glutamate synthase large subunit has protein sequence MHTPSSSLLPAQSLYRPEFERDSCGFGLMAQMDNQPSHWLVQTAIASLARLTHRGAVAADGKSGDGCGLLMRKPDAFLRRVAAESGIILGEYYGVGMVFLNRDPGMAAAARADLQAHLEKEGLIVAGWRTVPVNPEACGDESRNTLPQIEQIFVNPSADMSAEAFERHLFVARRRANVQISQRDPVYYVLSLSGRVISYKGLVMPANLPVFYPDLNDPGLESSICLFHQRFSTNTLPQWWLAQPFRYLAHNGEINTICGNRNWTAARSHVFSSPLLPDMAEIRPLVNMHGSDSSSLDNMLEMLVMGGMDIFRAMRLLIPPAWQNVEHMDPDLRAFYEFNSMHLEPWDGPAGIVLTDGRYAGCVLDRNGLRPARYVITKDRHLTIASEIGVYDYAPEDVVAKGRMRPGEMLAVDVETGQLLTPTDIDNDLKSRHPYRRWLRGNIQRLRSLYKDEPKPESLTPEMLNTVQKLFGVTFEERDQVLRVLAEAGQEAIGSMGDDTPFAVLSERPRSLYDYFRQQFAQVTNPPIDPLREAVVMSLETCLGVECNLFEESPAYAPRLTANSPVMTEGRMRALLANPDGRYPHQRIELNYPAGEGLQTAIERICDEAVAAARNGAVLLILSDRAIAPDRVPIHALLATGAVHHRLVRDGVRCDVNLLIETGTARDPHQMAVLIGYGATLVHPWLAYDVLNDLSRTGEITDRDFPTLVENYRKGISKGLYKIISKMGISTINSYRGAQLFEIVGLHDEVVNLCFKDTASRIQGARFADLETEQTELARRAWKRRQGIDPGGLLKYIHGGEYHAYNPDVVYALQKAVNSGDYADYQEYARLVNERPAAALRDRFRLKPVGQPIPLDDVESLENILPRFDSAGMSLGALSPEAHEALAVAMNRLGGRSNSGEGGEDPVRYGTEKMSKIKQVASGRFGVTPAYLVNAEVLQIKVAQGAKPGEGGQLPGDKVNATIARLRYSKPGVALISPPPHHDIYSIEDLAQLIFDLKQINPQALVSVKLVAEAGVGTIAAGVAKAYADLITISGYDGGTGASPLTSVKYAGSPWELGLSETHQTLRMNHLRDKVRLQTDGGLKTGLDVIKAAILGAESFGFGTAPMVALGCKYLRICHLNNCATGVATQNNVLRLNHFRGTAEKVMNYFRFVAQETREIMAELGIRRFEDLIGRTELLEILPGEGGKQGGLDLSPLLSDAGLLLKHPQFCIEPRNEPFDKGELAEQMVADALPAIKSKTGGEFHYAVKNIHRSIGARLSGEIARRHGNLGMENAPITLRLTGIAGQSFGVWNAGGLHLYLEGDANDYVGKGMAGGKLVIYPPRDSAFASQETPIIGNTCLYGATGGTLYAAGTAGERFAVRNSGTLAIVEGVGDHGCEYMTGGVVVVLGETGVNFGAGMTGGFAFVLDERNAFVDCYNHELIDIHRIATENMEPQRNYLLELIEDYVTETGSAWGQAILDDFRYYASRFWLIKPKAADLKSLVGALREAA, from the coding sequence ATGCATACCCCCTCCTCCTCTCTCCTACCGGCGCAGAGCCTTTATCGGCCTGAATTTGAGCGAGACAGTTGCGGTTTCGGCCTGATGGCGCAGATGGATAATCAACCAAGCCACTGGTTGGTGCAAACCGCCATCGCTTCGCTGGCCCGTTTGACCCATCGTGGTGCAGTCGCCGCCGATGGCAAATCCGGTGATGGTTGTGGGTTGCTGATGCGCAAACCGGATGCCTTCCTGCGCCGGGTGGCCGCTGAATCAGGCATTATCCTGGGAGAATATTATGGGGTCGGCATGGTGTTTCTCAACCGCGATCCCGGCATGGCCGCCGCCGCCCGCGCTGATTTGCAAGCACACTTGGAAAAGGAGGGATTGATTGTCGCTGGCTGGCGCACCGTTCCGGTGAATCCCGAGGCGTGTGGCGACGAATCGCGCAACACCCTGCCGCAAATCGAGCAGATTTTTGTCAACCCATCTGCCGACATGTCCGCCGAGGCGTTCGAGCGGCATCTGTTTGTCGCCCGCCGCCGCGCCAATGTGCAAATCAGTCAGCGTGACCCTGTTTATTACGTTCTGTCCCTGTCGGGTCGGGTGATCAGCTACAAAGGGTTGGTCATGCCCGCCAACTTGCCGGTGTTCTACCCAGACCTCAACGACCCCGGCTTGGAGTCCTCAATTTGTCTGTTCCATCAGCGCTTTTCCACCAACACTCTACCGCAATGGTGGCTGGCGCAACCCTTCCGCTATTTGGCGCACAACGGCGAAATCAACACCATTTGCGGCAACCGCAACTGGACCGCCGCTCGCAGCCATGTGTTTTCTTCCCCCCTGCTGCCAGACATGGCGGAAATCCGTCCCTTGGTCAATATGCACGGCTCCGACTCCAGTTCGCTGGACAACATGCTGGAAATGCTGGTGATGGGCGGCATGGACATTTTCCGCGCCATGCGCCTGCTGATTCCGCCGGCTTGGCAGAACGTCGAACACATGGACCCGGATTTGCGAGCCTTTTACGAATTCAACTCCATGCATCTCGAACCCTGGGACGGTCCCGCCGGCATCGTGCTCACTGATGGCCGTTATGCGGGCTGCGTTCTGGATCGCAATGGCCTGCGCCCGGCGCGTTATGTCATTACCAAAGATCGCCATCTGACCATCGCCTCGGAAATCGGCGTTTACGACTATGCGCCTGAGGACGTCGTGGCCAAGGGCCGGATGCGGCCTGGGGAAATGTTGGCGGTGGATGTCGAAACGGGTCAACTGTTAACCCCGACCGATATCGACAACGACCTCAAGAGCCGCCACCCCTACCGGCGCTGGCTGCGCGGCAACATTCAACGCCTGCGTTCTCTGTACAAGGATGAGCCGAAGCCGGAGTCGCTGACTCCGGAAATGCTGAATACTGTTCAGAAACTGTTCGGCGTGACGTTTGAGGAGCGCGATCAAGTCTTGCGCGTACTGGCCGAAGCCGGTCAGGAAGCCATCGGTTCCATGGGCGATGATACGCCGTTCGCCGTGCTGTCGGAGCGTCCGCGCTCGTTGTACGACTACTTCCGCCAGCAGTTCGCTCAAGTCACCAATCCGCCGATCGATCCCCTGCGCGAAGCGGTGGTCATGTCGCTGGAAACTTGTCTCGGCGTTGAATGCAATCTGTTCGAGGAAAGTCCGGCCTACGCGCCTCGGCTGACCGCCAACTCGCCGGTGATGACCGAGGGCCGGATGCGGGCGTTGCTGGCCAATCCTGACGGCCGCTATCCGCACCAGCGCATCGAATTGAATTACCCGGCGGGCGAAGGATTACAGACCGCCATTGAGCGGATTTGCGATGAAGCCGTAGCGGCGGCGCGAAATGGCGCCGTGTTGCTGATCCTGTCGGATCGCGCCATTGCGCCCGACCGGGTGCCGATTCACGCCTTGCTGGCGACCGGAGCCGTGCACCATCGCCTGGTGCGGGACGGCGTGCGCTGCGATGTGAACCTGCTGATCGAGACCGGCACAGCGCGTGACCCGCATCAAATGGCCGTGCTGATCGGCTACGGCGCAACGCTGGTGCATCCCTGGCTGGCTTATGACGTGCTGAACGACCTGTCGCGCACCGGGGAAATCACGGATCGCGACTTTCCTACTCTAGTCGAGAATTACCGTAAAGGTATCAGTAAGGGCCTGTACAAGATCATCTCCAAGATGGGGATTTCCACTATCAACAGCTATCGCGGCGCGCAGTTGTTCGAGATCGTTGGTCTGCATGACGAGGTGGTGAATCTCTGTTTCAAGGACACCGCCAGCCGCATCCAGGGCGCGCGTTTTGCCGATCTGGAAACCGAGCAAACCGAACTTGCGCGGCGGGCCTGGAAGCGTCGGCAAGGGATCGACCCTGGCGGGTTGCTGAAATACATCCACGGCGGCGAGTACCACGCCTACAATCCGGATGTGGTGTACGCCCTGCAAAAAGCAGTGAACAGTGGCGACTATGCCGACTATCAGGAATACGCTCGCTTGGTCAACGAGCGGCCAGCAGCGGCCCTGCGCGACCGGTTCCGCTTGAAACCAGTGGGCCAGCCGATCCCATTGGACGACGTGGAATCGCTGGAAAACATTCTGCCGCGTTTCGATTCGGCGGGCATGTCGCTGGGCGCGTTGTCCCCGGAAGCGCATGAGGCGCTGGCGGTGGCCATGAACCGCCTGGGCGGACGCTCCAACTCTGGCGAGGGCGGCGAGGACCCGGTGCGTTACGGCACCGAGAAGATGTCCAAGATCAAGCAGGTCGCTTCCGGGCGCTTTGGCGTCACCCCGGCTTACCTGGTCAACGCCGAGGTGTTGCAGATCAAGGTCGCCCAGGGCGCCAAACCCGGCGAGGGCGGACAGCTCCCCGGCGATAAGGTCAACGCCACGATTGCCCGGTTGCGTTATTCCAAACCCGGCGTGGCGCTGATTTCGCCGCCGCCGCACCACGATATTTATTCGATTGAAGACCTAGCGCAACTGATCTTCGATCTCAAGCAGATTAATCCCCAGGCGCTGGTCTCGGTGAAGCTGGTCGCCGAAGCGGGCGTCGGCACCATCGCCGCCGGCGTGGCCAAAGCGTATGCCGATTTGATCACCATTTCCGGTTACGACGGCGGCACCGGCGCTTCCCCGCTGACCTCGGTTAAATATGCTGGTTCGCCCTGGGAGCTAGGGCTGAGCGAGACCCATCAGACTTTGCGCATGAACCACCTGCGCGACAAGGTGCGGTTGCAAACCGATGGCGGATTGAAAACCGGCTTGGACGTGATCAAGGCCGCCATTCTCGGCGCGGAAAGTTTCGGGTTCGGCACTGCGCCGATGGTGGCGCTGGGCTGCAAGTACTTGCGCATCTGCCATCTCAACAACTGCGCCACCGGAGTCGCCACCCAGAATAACGTGCTGCGGCTGAACCACTTCCGGGGTACAGCAGAGAAGGTCATGAACTATTTCCGCTTTGTCGCTCAGGAAACGCGGGAGATTATGGCCGAACTGGGCATTCGTCGGTTTGAAGACCTGATTGGCCGCACCGAGTTGTTGGAAATCCTGCCCGGCGAAGGCGGTAAACAGGGGGGTCTTGATTTATCACCGCTGCTGTCGGACGCCGGTTTGCTGCTGAAACATCCGCAATTCTGCATCGAACCACGCAACGAGCCGTTTGATAAAGGCGAATTAGCCGAGCAGATGGTGGCGGATGCGTTGCCCGCGATTAAAAGCAAAACCGGCGGCGAATTCCACTATGCGGTTAAGAACATTCACCGTTCCATTGGCGCCCGGTTATCCGGTGAAATTGCCCGCCGGCATGGCAACCTGGGGATGGAGAATGCGCCGATCACGCTACGGTTGACCGGTATAGCGGGACAGAGTTTTGGCGTATGGAACGCCGGCGGCTTGCATCTTTACCTGGAAGGCGATGCCAATGATTATGTCGGCAAGGGCATGGCCGGCGGCAAGCTGGTCATTTACCCACCGCGTGACAGCGCATTCGCCAGCCAGGAGACGCCCATTATTGGCAATACCTGCCTGTATGGCGCGACCGGCGGTACGCTGTATGCTGCCGGGACAGCGGGCGAGCGGTTCGCCGTGCGCAACTCCGGGACGCTGGCGATTGTCGAGGGGGTAGGCGATCATGGCTGCGAGTACATGACCGGCGGCGTAGTGGTGGTGCTGGGGGAAACCGGGGTGAATTTCGGTGCGGGCATGACTGGCGGTTTCGCCTTCGTGCTGGATGAGCGCAATGCCTTTGTCGACTGCTACAACCATGAATTGATCGACATCCACCGCATCGCCACCGAGAACATGGAGCCGCAACGGAATTATCTGTTGGAGTTGATCGAGGATTACGTCACGGAAACCGGCAGCGCCTGGGGCCAGGCGATTCTGGATGATTTCCGCTACTACGCCAGCCGGTTCTGGCTGATCAAACCGAAGGCGGCTGATCTCAAGTCGCTGGTCGGCGCGTTGCGCGAAGCGGCGTAA
- a CDS encoding UbiH/UbiF/VisC/COQ6 family ubiquinone biosynthesis hydroxylase: MRHTKIDYDLIIAGGGMVGSALACALGETDLRIALLEGAPLDCIRPEPEPDLRVSAISRASQRIFAAVGAWDDMTAWRVSPFRDMRVWDATGFGHIHFDSATIGEPLLGWIIENRVIQYTLLERVRQLATVELLCPTALKTAEPLKGPGWRVRLDDGREFTTQLLVGADGAQSKVRQQAGIATRGWSYDQKAVVGNVRTAKPHQATAWQRFLPTGPLAFLPLHDGRCSIVWSTTPEQADRLLTLDDAAFAEALAEAFDQRLGEIIEVGRRGAFPLRLQHTRDYIRPGLALIGDAAHVVHPLAGQGVNLGLLDAATLAEVILDALTAGQEIGALKVLRRYERWRKADNLLMLGVMDGFKRLFSNSLPTVGLLRNLGLSLTDAAGPLKNLIARRAMGLEGDLPRLARDLLS; the protein is encoded by the coding sequence ATGCGTCATACTAAAATTGACTACGATCTCATTATCGCCGGCGGCGGCATGGTCGGCTCGGCGTTGGCCTGCGCGCTGGGTGAAACGGACTTGCGCATTGCGCTGCTGGAAGGCGCACCGCTGGACTGCATTCGCCCGGAACCGGAGCCGGACTTGCGCGTCTCCGCTATCAGCCGCGCCTCGCAGCGCATCTTCGCCGCAGTAGGTGCTTGGGACGACATGACTGCTTGGCGCGTCAGCCCCTTCCGCGATATGCGAGTCTGGGATGCAACCGGCTTCGGCCACATTCATTTCGACAGTGCAACCATCGGCGAACCATTGCTGGGCTGGATCATTGAGAATCGGGTGATTCAATATACTCTGCTGGAACGGGTGCGACAGTTAGCAACGGTCGAGTTGCTGTGTCCAACGGCGCTGAAGACCGCTGAGCCGCTAAAGGGGCCGGGTTGGCGGGTGCGGTTAGACGACGGACGCGAATTCACCACTCAACTGTTGGTTGGCGCGGACGGGGCGCAATCCAAGGTCCGGCAACAGGCCGGCATCGCTACCCGTGGCTGGAGCTATGATCAGAAAGCGGTGGTGGGCAACGTCCGCACCGCTAAACCGCACCAGGCCACCGCCTGGCAGCGCTTTCTGCCCACCGGGCCATTAGCGTTTCTGCCGTTACATGACGGGCGTTGCTCGATTGTCTGGTCTACAACGCCGGAACAGGCGGATAGGCTGCTGACCCTGGACGATGCTGCGTTCGCTGAGGCTTTGGCGGAAGCGTTTGACCAACGATTGGGCGAGATCATTGAGGTTGGGCGGCGCGGCGCGTTTCCTTTGCGCCTCCAGCACACCCGCGACTACATCAGACCTGGTCTGGCGCTGATTGGCGATGCTGCGCATGTTGTACATCCTCTGGCCGGGCAGGGCGTCAATCTGGGTCTGCTGGATGCGGCGACTTTGGCCGAAGTGATCCTGGACGCTTTAACCGCCGGTCAGGAGATCGGCGCGCTCAAGGTGCTGCGTCGCTATGAGCGCTGGCGCAAGGCTGATAATCTTTTGATGCTGGGCGTGATGGATGGCTTCAAGCGGCTGTTCAGCAATTCGCTGCCCACAGTGGGGCTGCTGCGTAACCTCGGTCTCAGCCTGACCGACGCCGCAGGCCCGCTGAAGAACCTGATCGCCCGCCGCGCCATGGGGCTGGAAGGTGATTTGCCGCGCCTGGCACGGGACCTGCTTTCATAA
- a CDS encoding FAD-dependent oxidoreductase, with protein MSQAKPLLFIETPRQDPDKKPARERVLEFKEIYGQFNADSAAAQAGRCLHCGNPYCEWKCPVHNYIPNWLQLIAEGNLFEAAELSHRTNSLPEMCGRVCPQDRLCEGDCTLNDGFGAVTIGSIEKYITDEALKAGWRPDMSQVTPTGKRVAIIGAGPAGLGCADILVRNGVKPVVFDRYPQIGGLLTFGIPPFKLEKEVVQTRREIMEGMGVEFVLNTEIGRDLPFQRLLVEYDAVFLGMGTYTYMKGGFPGENLPGVHEALPYLIANINRVLGLEKDLDEFVDMQSQRVVVLGGGDTAMDCNRTAIRQGAASVTCAYRRDEANMPGSRREVANAKEEGVRFLWNRQPLEIVGDDRVEGVKVCATRLGAPDAKGRRAPEILPGSEEVLPADRVIIAFGFQPNPAPWFSEFGIAVDLRGRVQASPKGRFKFQTRNPKVFAGGDMVRGSDLVVTAVFEGREAAEGILDYLEV; from the coding sequence ATGTCCCAAGCCAAACCCCTGTTGTTCATTGAAACCCCCCGCCAGGACCCGGATAAGAAACCGGCTCGTGAGCGCGTTCTCGAATTCAAGGAAATTTACGGACAGTTCAATGCGGACTCCGCTGCCGCCCAGGCCGGTCGCTGTCTGCATTGTGGCAATCCCTATTGTGAGTGGAAATGCCCGGTTCATAACTACATCCCCAACTGGTTGCAACTGATTGCCGAGGGCAATCTATTTGAAGCCGCTGAACTCTCGCATCGCACCAACTCGCTGCCGGAAATGTGTGGCCGGGTTTGCCCGCAGGATCGGCTGTGCGAAGGCGACTGCACCCTGAACGATGGCTTTGGCGCGGTCACCATCGGCTCGATTGAAAAATACATCACCGACGAGGCGCTCAAAGCCGGTTGGCGACCGGATATGTCGCAAGTCACGCCGACTGGTAAGCGCGTCGCGATTATCGGCGCGGGGCCAGCGGGCCTGGGTTGCGCCGATATTCTGGTCCGCAACGGGGTCAAGCCGGTGGTGTTCGACCGCTATCCGCAAATCGGTGGCCTGCTGACCTTCGGCATTCCACCGTTTAAATTGGAAAAAGAAGTGGTGCAAACCCGCCGCGAGATCATGGAAGGCATGGGCGTGGAATTCGTGCTGAACACCGAGATTGGCCGTGACCTGCCGTTTCAGCGTCTGCTGGTTGAATACGACGCTGTGTTTCTCGGCATGGGGACGTACACTTATATGAAAGGCGGTTTCCCCGGCGAGAATCTGCCCGGCGTCCATGAGGCGCTGCCCTATTTGATCGCCAACATTAACCGCGTACTGGGGCTGGAAAAGGACCTTGACGAATTCGTCGATATGCAAAGCCAGCGCGTGGTGGTGCTCGGTGGTGGCGATACTGCGATGGATTGCAACCGTACTGCGATTCGCCAGGGCGCGGCCAGCGTGACCTGCGCCTATCGCCGCGATGAGGCGAACATGCCGGGTTCCCGCCGCGAAGTCGCCAATGCGAAGGAAGAAGGCGTGCGCTTTCTGTGGAACCGTCAGCCGCTGGAAATCGTGGGCGATGACCGGGTGGAAGGCGTCAAAGTGTGCGCCACGCGGCTGGGCGCGCCCGACGCCAAAGGCCGGCGCGCGCCGGAAATCCTCCCCGGCTCCGAGGAAGTGCTCCCGGCGGACCGGGTGATCATCGCCTTTGGCTTCCAGCCCAACCCCGCGCCGTGGTTCAGCGAATTCGGCATCGCGGTCGACTTGCGGGGCCGGGTGCAGGCTTCGCCCAAGGGACGATTCAAATTCCAGACTCGTAATCCTAAGGTCTTTGCCGGCGGCGACATGGTGCGTGGTTCCGACCTGGTGGTGACCGCCGTGTTCGAGGGTCGGGAAGCGGCGGAGGGCATTCTTGATTATCTGGAGGTATGA
- a CDS encoding cation transporter — protein sequence MNTFDHAGNHEHHAAHAHDHPSTLVTRCFFMEGLKDDLQASTILDILTPQSGVHHVRLDPRHHWACVDYDNTIIDVEAVIEALRNAGHPPRQRFWDRLKYGWWRYLDENARSNTTSASSSCCSNPAALHAQRQRC from the coding sequence ATGAACACTTTCGACCACGCTGGCAACCATGAGCATCATGCCGCTCATGCCCATGATCATCCTTCAACTCTCGTTACTCGGTGCTTCTTCATGGAGGGATTGAAGGATGACCTACAGGCATCAACCATCCTGGATATTCTGACTCCGCAATCCGGCGTACATCATGTCAGGCTTGATCCCAGACATCATTGGGCTTGTGTCGACTACGATAATACGATCATCGATGTCGAGGCAGTGATCGAGGCGCTGAGAAATGCAGGCCATCCTCCACGACAGCGCTTTTGGGATCGATTGAAATACGGTTGGTGGCGCTATCTGGACGAAAATGCGCGCAGTAACACCACAAGCGCCAGTAGCTCCTGCTGCAGTAACCCAGCAGCGCTCCATGCGCAACGTCAGCGGTGCTGA
- a CDS encoding class I SAM-dependent methyltransferase has protein sequence MTLRYTYTVFAPIYDVFVAPFTAGMRQRSLATLRDGPHDEVLLIGIGSGLDVPLLPVGPRYTGLDLTPAMLARARRKAFRLGLDLHLDEGDARALPYPTAAFDVVVLHLILAVTPHPEKVLVEAARVLRPGGRALILDKFLRPGQRAPVRRLISPLLGLLATRTNVVLEQILPHAPGLEMVSNEPTLAGGWFRQILLRKTGN, from the coding sequence GTGACCTTGCGTTATACCTACACGGTGTTTGCCCCAATCTATGATGTTTTCGTCGCGCCTTTTACTGCCGGAATGCGGCAACGCAGCCTGGCCACGTTGCGCGATGGACCCCATGACGAAGTGCTGCTGATCGGGATCGGTAGCGGGCTGGATGTGCCGTTGCTGCCCGTTGGACCGCGCTATACCGGACTGGATTTGACGCCGGCTATGCTGGCGCGCGCCCGGCGCAAGGCGTTCCGCCTGGGGCTGGACCTTCATCTCGATGAAGGTGACGCGCGCGCTTTACCTTATCCCACCGCCGCATTCGACGTGGTGGTGCTGCATTTAATTCTAGCCGTGACTCCGCATCCGGAAAAAGTGCTGGTCGAAGCTGCACGGGTGTTGCGACCTGGTGGACGGGCGCTCATCCTCGACAAATTCCTGCGCCCCGGACAGCGTGCGCCGGTCCGGCGATTGATCAGCCCGTTATTGGGCTTGCTAGCGACCCGCACGAATGTAGTATTGGAACAGATCCTGCCCCACGCGCCGGGATTGGAAATGGTATCCAATGAGCCGACCTTGGCGGGTGGCTGGTTCCGGCAAATCCTGCTACGCAAAACTGGGAACTGA
- the tnpA gene encoding IS200/IS605 family transposase, with product MSRFRKLSHTIWHCQYHIVWVPKYRYRVLTGHIAEEVSRCIHAFSDYQKVEIVELNIQVDHVHLLVMIPPKLSISNFVGTLKGRTAIRVFNRFCELKRRPYWGNHFWARGYCVDTIGLDVEKIRKYVRYQERKERDAEQRGFDF from the coding sequence ATGAGTCGATTCAGAAAGTTATCACATACGATCTGGCACTGCCAGTATCATATTGTTTGGGTTCCGAAATACCGGTATCGAGTCCTCACAGGGCACATCGCAGAAGAGGTATCGCGATGTATTCACGCCTTTTCGGACTATCAAAAAGTGGAAATTGTTGAATTAAATATCCAGGTGGATCATGTTCATCTGTTGGTGATGATTCCGCCGAAGTTGTCGATTTCTAACTTTGTGGGAACGCTGAAGGGGCGGACGGCCATTCGGGTCTTCAATCGGTTTTGCGAACTGAAAAGGAGACCCTATTGGGGCAACCACTTTTGGGCGCGCGGCTACTGTGTGGATACGATAGGACTGGATGTCGAGAAGATTCGCAAGTATGTGCGGTATCAAGAGCGTAAGGAAAGAGACGCCGAACAGCGCGGTTTCGATTTCTAA
- a CDS encoding S-adenosylmethionine-binding protein — protein sequence MDSNASEDLLQTVGDRKFATTLADPPWQFTNRTGKMAPEHKRLQRYPTMPIEDSKELPIQTIAQDNAHLYLWVPNALLSLGLQVMEQWGFTYKTNIIWYKTRKDGGPDRRGVGFYFRNVTEMILFGVRGKNVRTLQPGRSQENIIVSMKQEHSRKPDEQYEIIEACSNGPYIELFARGPRTGWFVWGNQAEEYSPDWPTYSNHSQLSTILNSQESLF from the coding sequence ATGGATAGCAACGCCTCTGAAGATCTTTTACAAACCGTTGGCGACCGCAAATTCGCTACTACTCTCGCTGATCCGCCCTGGCAATTTACCAATCGCACGGGAAAAATGGCCCCAGAGCATAAACGATTGCAACGCTACCCAACTATGCCGATTGAAGATAGTAAAGAACTACCGATTCAAACAATTGCACAAGATAACGCACACTTATATTTATGGGTTCCCAACGCACTACTTAGTCTCGGATTACAAGTGATGGAGCAATGGGGGTTCACTTATAAAACCAATATTATTTGGTATAAAACTCGCAAAGATGGTGGTCCTGATCGAAGAGGAGTGGGTTTTTACTTTAGAAATGTAACTGAAATGATTCTTTTTGGTGTGCGCGGAAAAAATGTTAGGACTCTTCAACCGGGTAGAAGCCAAGAGAATATCATCGTTTCCATGAAACAGGAACATAGTAGAAAGCCTGATGAACAGTATGAAATTATTGAAGCGTGTAGCAATGGTCCTTATATAGAATTGTTTGCTCGCGGTCCACGAACCGGTTGGTTTGTCTGGGGTAATCAGGCAGAAGAATATAGTCCTGACTGGCCTACTTATTCTAATCATTCCCAGCTATCTACAATTTTAAATTCACAAGAAAGTCTTTTTTAA
- a CDS encoding YaiI/YqxD family protein, whose amino-acid sequence MQIWIDADACPAPVKAIVFRASQRVRIPVTLVANQRAQKPALPLIKVVQVSQGFDAADDYIVANATASDLVITADIPLAARLVAQGIPALNPRGELYTADNIQERLALRNFKEELRSAGSITGGPAPYHDRDKQAFANSLDRWLTQRRAG is encoded by the coding sequence ATGCAAATCTGGATTGACGCGGATGCTTGTCCGGCGCCGGTGAAAGCCATTGTATTTCGCGCTTCGCAACGGGTCCGGATACCTGTCACCCTGGTAGCCAATCAAAGAGCGCAAAAACCCGCTTTACCGCTGATCAAGGTGGTGCAGGTTAGCCAGGGTTTCGACGCGGCGGATGACTATATCGTTGCAAACGCTACCGCTAGCGATCTGGTGATCACCGCCGATATTCCACTAGCGGCGCGATTGGTTGCGCAAGGCATCCCGGCCCTGAACCCACGCGGCGAGTTGTACACGGCGGATAATATTCAGGAACGACTGGCCTTGCGCAATTTTAAAGAAGAGTTGCGGTCGGCAGGCAGCATAACCGGTGGCCCAGCGCCTTATCACGACCGCGATAAGCAAGCCTTCGCCAATAGCCTGGATCGTTGGCTAACCCAGCGCCGGGCCGGTTAA